A genomic window from Salvia miltiorrhiza cultivar Shanhuang (shh) chromosome 5, IMPLAD_Smil_shh, whole genome shotgun sequence includes:
- the LOC130985683 gene encoding uncharacterized protein LOC130985683 isoform X2, which yields MAELDKRGGEQAAAEEERLLGEEAAVLDFDTLCSTVAMQAQQGKWGKLNGDNEEEYIVSNFREYGGGVHRMWEGELFYDCFDDRRLALQSSCCPCYRFGKNMKRAGFGSCFLQGGDTSFDDFVYHVICPSCMLSQESRTLEMNNVQDGIWHGRGDTICVGSFSEDSKAYLELHPPFVVSTKCPQLLSMQQTSDDTIILPTSVVGIV from the exons ATGGCGGAGCTGGATAAGAGAGGTGGCGAACAGGCTGCGGCGGAGGAGGAGAGGTTGTTGGGGGAGGAAGCTGCCGTGTTGGATTTCGACACGCTGTGCTCAACCGTGGCGATGCAGGCGCAGCAGGGGAAATGGGGAAAGCTAAACGGAGATAATGAAGAGGAATATATTGTGTCTAATTTTCGTGAATATGGAGGCGGTGTGCATAGAATGTGGGAAGGTGAGCTCTTTTACGACTGCTTCGATGATCGGCGCCTCGCTCTGCAATCGTCCTG TTGCCCCTGCTACAGATTTGGCAAGAATATGAAACGAGCTGGATTTGGCTCTTGTTTTCTTCAG GGTGGTGATACTTCCTTTGATGACTTTGTTTACCATGTTATTTGTCCGAGCTGCATGTTAAGTCAG GAGTCGAGGACATTGGAGATGAACAACGTCCAGGATGGGATCTGGCATGGGAGAGGGGACACCATATGCGTGGGAAGCTTCTCCGAAGACAGTAAAGCATACTTGGAGTTACATCCACCTTTTGTTGTGTCAACCAAGTGTCCACAACTCCTCAGCATGCAACAAACCTCCGACGACACCATTATTTTGCCGACTTCTGTGGTGGGGATTGTGTGA
- the LOC131025472 gene encoding disease resistance RPP13-like protein 4 codes for MSHSPNSTELPEQNDKKEENKQVPSRRSRNIWRRVMGKMRVAGLIKANPAPASPAPASPSLNPAPASPSPPLDADSMLLVNLINGDLDRMSEEAKALTKYNTQLTLELETLKDIFKGIRTGEGDEKQRKAWLNTFRKELMKVKLAIPSKYDVRAEKNKHDNKSIKKLQQRICGEESKEIPQLHNAHLFKTSVELKDFEVRYNELELRVKLCLLCFSIFPQGATVKKRLMLQWWVVEGFASTVEAADGYFKELMEKGFIQAVNNNSSPTVGSCRLHPFHRAALVTLAERANLFNFGKGGDPTQNFSGSFQACLMGEGLISYQDFKEYEHKVAYEDFKKRNKGYEGSYEDFKTMNKEDKDKGVHDPVKVIKDLTNELEKLHLLMNVEEHILEFINDWFGKMKNLNFLYLGRWKAEAIHHIEVEEPKFLEELKKMKHVKLLSLQGVSNIIALPQSIQQLTNLEVLDLRACSNLETIPDRIDHLKKLKHLDMSECYLLAHMPQALAQLTNLQVLKGFFVNEPSDSRNSCTLADLHKLSKLEKLCIYTDWEDFPGEDHVTALHNLEALTKLTITWGVGKKTEDQNSSKTGDKKSSKTGDKNGEKKAAKLPSKLKKLDLKCFPKEATPNWLKLNNLEGIELKKLYIRGGKFRDLGQYQGIDDEASESQKKWTVEVLRLKYLGEIEMEWRQLQGLFPKLKYLEKVGCPNLTLFPCDAKGVWKNTD; via the coding sequence ATGTCGCATAGCCCAAATTCAACTGAGCTGCCGGAGCAGAATGACAAGAAAGAGGAGAACAAACAAGTCCCCTCGAGACGGTCAAGGAATATTTGGAGGAGAGTAATGGGCAAAATGAGGGTAGCAGGGCTGATAAAGGCGAATCCGGCGCCCGCGAGCCCGGCACCCGCTAGCCCGTCCCTGAATCCGGCACCCGCGAGCCCGTCCCCGCCCTTGGATGCCGACTCAATGTTGCTTGTTAATTTGATCAATGGCGATCTAGATCGCATGTCTGAGGAGGCCAAGGCTCTCACCAAATACAACACCCAACTCACTCTCGAGCTCGAAACACTCAAGGATATTTTTAAAGGTATCCGAACCGGCGAGGGAGACGAGAAGCAGAGAAAGGCGTGGCTCAACACCTTCAGAAAGGAATTGATGAAAGTGAAGCTCGCGATTCCTTCAAAGTACGACGTCAGGGCGGAGAAAAACAAGCACGACAACAAGTCAATCAAGAAACTCCAGCAGAGAATCTGCGGGGAGGAGTCCAAGGAGATTCCTCAGCTGCACAATGCCCATCTTTTCAAGACAAGTGTGGAGTTGAAAGATTTCGAGGTTCGTTACAACGAGCTTGAGTTGCGCGTCAAGCTATGCTTGCTGTGCTTCTCTATTTTCCCGCAGGGGGCCACCGTGAAGAAGAGGCTGATGCTGCAATGGTGGGTTGTTGAAGGGTTCGCATCAACCGTGGAAGCTGCGGACGGCTACTTCAAAGAATTAATGGAGAAGGGGTTCATCCAGGCCGtgaacaacaacagcagccccACCGTAGGCAGCTGCAGGCTTCACCCCTTCCATCGAGCAGCATTGGTGACGCTAGCCGAGAGGGCCAACTTGTTCAATTTCGGAAAGGGAGGAGATCCGACGCAGAACTTCTCGGGGTCGTTTCAAGCGTGCTTGATGGGGGAGGGCTTGATCTCCTACCAGGATTTCAAAGAGTACGAACACAAAGTTGCGTACGAGGATTTCAAGAAGAGGAATAAAGGATACGAAGGTAGCTACGAGGATTTCAAGACGATGAATAAGGAAGACAAAGACAAAGGTGTTCATGATCCGGTTAAAGTGATAAAAGATCTTACCAACGAGCTGGAGAAGCTCCATCTGCTGATGAATGTGGAGGAGCACATCCTGGAATTCATAAACGATTGGTTTGGGAAGATGAAGAATCTGAATTTCCTGTACCTGGGGAGATGGAAGGCGGAGGCAATTCACCACATCGAAGTGGAGGAGCCAAAGTTCTTGGAGGAGTTGAAGAAGATGAAACATGTAAAGCTGCTAAGCCTTCAAGGGGTCTCAAATATAATAGCACTTCCCCAGTCGATCCAGCAGCTCACAAATCTGGAGGTGCTGGATCTCAGAGCTTGCTCTAATCTGGAGACCATCCCGGATAGAATAGATCATCTCAAGAAGCTGAAGCACTTGGACATGTCGGAATGCTATTTGCTGGCTCACATGCCCCAGGCTCTCGCACAACTCACCAACCTCCAAGTGCTCAAGGGTTTCTTCGTCAACGAACCCTCCGATTCCAGAAACAGCTGTACGCTTGCCGATTTGCATAAGTTGAGCAAGCTCGAAAAGCTTTGCATTTACACTGACTGGGAGGACTTTCCTGGGGAGGATCATGTCACCGCTCTCCACAACTTGGAAGCTCTCACCAAGCTAACAATCACTTGGGGAGTCGGTAAAAAAACAGAGGATCAAAATTCATCCAAAACAGGGGATAAAAAGTCATCCAAAACAGGGGATAAAAATGGAGAGAAGAAAGCAGCCAAACTTCCTTCCAAGCTAAAGAAGCTGGACCTCAAGTGTTTCCCCAAGGAAGCCACTCCGAACTGGCTCAAGCTTAATAATTTGGAAGGGATAGAGCTGAAGAAACTGTACATCAGAGGAGGGAAGTTCCGTGATCTAGGTCAGTATCAAGGCATCGATGACGAGGCGTCGGAAAGTCAGAAGAAATGGACGGTTGAGGTGTTGCGTCTCAAGTATTTGGGCGAAATAGAGATGGAATGGAGGCAGCTTCAAGGCTTGTTTCCTAAATTGAAGTATCTGGAGAAGGTCGGCTGCCCAAACCTCACTCTCTTCCCTTGTGATGCAAAGGGGGTGTGGAAGAACACAGACTAg
- the LOC130985681 gene encoding uncharacterized protein LOC130985681, with amino-acid sequence MKFTGVEYLKHLWETWDLRGFVLLSLWLQSFLILAAPLRKRTRSSWVILPLWSAYLLADWAANFAVGLISNSQSSKCSSTKGVYNNADLLAFWAPFLLVHLGGPDTITAFALEDNELWLRHLLALIFQACAAGYVLYQTLPHNPLLIPTICMLVSGLIKYSERTMSLYRASLNRFRDSMLKDPDPGPDYAKIMDEYRSMTEAKLPTRIVMIEEPPRGEQATTVVKTGPLQGNEAVLYAYLYFEIFKGLIVDLIFSSRDRNKSRDFFRERSAEDAFEVISIELNFMYDVLFTKVRVVYTRWGYLGRLIAFGLVIASLNLFYKEDKRNFEIPDVAITYTLLFGAIALDVIAFFKLITSNWLVVRTNNLPAVNLETTSQQTTPSTSKLDPAALFNKIAEYGLLKKLMRLLHRRWSGTVPSFNLINYCLNHRLPEKEKIMDFLNLIAIFDAIMYVTNKPFTTDLRDLIFVELKKKSELADDLETAKELSAARGDWALRVGHGRDQRAAPGELLKYINGVDYDQSLLLWHIATEICWCMEDETQLDPHHHDTDGFTVKQHLQFSKLLSDYMLYLLIMQPTMMSAVAGIGQIRFRDTCAETKKFLEGSREKKPRAWRVLKYALKSLASYLQYFTVALFAPILSFIFSLFITVFLPLIPRKGINFLKSKKVVGKFLNYLTREETERDPKQVKACEKIHGVNTEVEPVSIKGDRSKSVLFDGCMLAKELMGKKEEKWGIMSRVWVEMLSYAAVRCRPNAHAQQLSKGGELITLVWLLMAHFGLGEEFQISEGHTRAKLVVDK; translated from the coding sequence ATGAAATTTACGGGTGTGGAGTACTTGAAGCATCTATGGGAGACCTGGGATCTGAGAGGGTTCGTGTTGCTGAGCTTGTGGCTGCAGTCATTTCTGATATTAGCAGCGCCTCTGAGAAAACGAACCCGGTCAAGCTGGGTGATCCTGCCTCTATGGTCGGCCTACCTGCTGGCGGATTGGGCAGCGAATTTCGCGGTGGGGCTGATCTCAAACAGCCAGAGCAGCAAGTGCAGCAGCACCAAAGGTGTGTACAACAATGCAGATCTGCTGGCATTTTGGGCTCCCTTTCTTCTGGTGCATCTTGGGGGCCCCGACACCATAACCGCCTTCGCCCTCGAGGACAACGAGCTGTGGCTCAGGCATCTTCTGGCTCTCATATTCCAGGCATGTGCGGCGGGGTACGTGCTCTACCAGACCCTGCCTCACAACCCACTGCTCATCCCCACCATCTGCATGCTCGTTTCTGGCCTCATCAAGTACTCGGAGCGCACCATGTCGCTCTACCGTGCTAGCTTGAACAGGTTCCGGGACTCCATGCTCAAGGATCCTGATCCGGGCCCCGACTACGCCAAGATCATGGATGAGTACCGGTCCATGACAGAGGCGAAGCTTCCCACGAGAATCGTGATGATCGAGGAGCCACCCCGAGGAGAGCAAGCAACGACAGTGGTGAAAACCGGCCCACTCCAAGGTAATGAAGCGGTGCTCTATGCGTACCTCTACTTCGAGATCTTCAAGGGCCTCATCGTGGACCTCATTTTCAGCTCCCGCGATCGCAACAAGAGTCGGGACTTTTTCCGGGAGAGATCAGCGGAGGACGCTTTCGAGGTGATAAGCATCGAGCTGAATTTCATGTACGACGTGCTGTTTACGAAGGTGCGCGTGGTGTACACTCGGTGGGGATACCTGGGTAGGTTGATTGCCTTTGGTTTGGTGATTGCATCGCTCAATCTCTTCTACAAAGAGGACAAGCGCAACTTCGAAATCCCTGATGTAGCCATTACCTATACTCTGCTCTTCGGAGCCATTGCCTTGGATGTCATTGCCTTTTTCAAGCTCATCACCTCTAATTGGCTCGTTGTTCGTACCAATAATCTGCCTGCTGTCAACTTGGAGACTACTTCTCAGCAAACAACTCCATCCACATCCAAGCTTGATCCCGCCGCCTTATTCAACAAGATTGCTGAGTATGGCTTATTGAAGAAGCTCATGCGCTTGCTGCACCGCCGCTGGTCCGGAACCGTCCCCAGTTTCAACCTCATAAATTACTGCCTGAATCACCGGCTGCCGGAGAAAGAGAAAATCATGGATTTCCTCAACTTAATTGCCATTTTTGATGCAATCATGTACGTGACGAACAAGCCCTTCACCACGGACCTGCGGGATCTCATCTTCGtggagctgaagaagaaatcgGAGCTGGCGGATGATCTAGAAACCGCAAAAGAGTTGAGCGCAGCGCGAGGCGATTGGGCCCTCCGCGTGGGACACGGCCGCGATCAGAGGGCAGCGCCAGGCGAATTGCTCAAATATATTAACGGCGTGGACTACGATCAGAGCCTGCTGCTCTGGCATATCGCCACCGAGATCTGCTGGTGCATGGAAGATGAAACACAGCTGGATCCTCATCACCATGATACCGACGGATTCACTGTGAAGCAGCACTTGCAATTCTCCAAGCTCCTCTCCGATTACATGCTGTATCTTCTCATCATGCAGCCTACAATGATGTCCGCAGTGGCGGGTATCGGCCAGATCCGATTCCGCGACACGTGTGCCGAGACCAAGAAGTTTCTGGAAGGATCCAGAGAGAAGAAGCCCCGCGCCTGGCGAGTCTTGAAATACGCTCTTAAGAGTTTGGCCAGCTATCTCCAATATTTCACAGTTGCCCTGTTTGCTCCCATTTTATCCTTCATCTTCTCCTTGTTCATCACCGTGTTTCTGCCTCTGATTCCGAGAAAAGGGATTAATTTCCTAAAGAGCAAGAAAGTTGTCGGGAAGTTTCTCAACTACTTAACGAGGGAGGAAACAGAACGGGATCCCAAACAAGTGAAAGCTTGCGAAAAGATCCACGGCGTAAACACGGAAGTGGAGCCGGTTTCCATCAAGGGAGATAGGAGCAAATCAGTGCTCTTCGACGGCTGCATGCTGGCGAAAGAGCTGATGGGTAAGAAGGAGGAGAAATGGGGAATTATGAGCAGAGTTTGGGTTGAGATGCTGTCGTACGCGGCTGTACGTTGCAGACCCAACGCGCATGCGCAGCAACTGAGCAAAGGAGGAGAGCTCATAACCCTTGTTTGGCTTCTCATGGCTCACTTTGGGTTAGGGGAGGAATTTCAAATCAGTGAGGGTCATACAAGGGCTAAGCTCGTTGTCGACAAGTAG
- the LOC130985683 gene encoding uncharacterized protein LOC130985683 isoform X1, with translation MAELDKRGGEQAAAEEERLLGEEAAVLDFDTLCSTVAMQAQQGKWGKLNGDNEEEYIVSNFREYGGGVHRMWEGELFYDCFDDRRLALQSSCCPCYRFGKNMKRAGFGSCFLQGSIHLILLVIALSNLLAFTITRKCYFLYLAISFALSVGTYMGYYRIQIKKKFNIKGGDTSFDDFVYHVICPSCMLSQESRTLEMNNVQDGIWHGRGDTICVGSFSEDSKAYLELHPPFVVSTKCPQLLSMQQTSDDTIILPTSVVGIV, from the exons ATGGCGGAGCTGGATAAGAGAGGTGGCGAACAGGCTGCGGCGGAGGAGGAGAGGTTGTTGGGGGAGGAAGCTGCCGTGTTGGATTTCGACACGCTGTGCTCAACCGTGGCGATGCAGGCGCAGCAGGGGAAATGGGGAAAGCTAAACGGAGATAATGAAGAGGAATATATTGTGTCTAATTTTCGTGAATATGGAGGCGGTGTGCATAGAATGTGGGAAGGTGAGCTCTTTTACGACTGCTTCGATGATCGGCGCCTCGCTCTGCAATCGTCCTG TTGCCCCTGCTACAGATTTGGCAAGAATATGAAACGAGCTGGATTTGGCTCTTGTTTTCTTCAG GGATCTATCCACTTGATTCTTCTCGTCATTGCCCTCTCCAATCTGCTAGCATTCACAATTACCAGAAAATGCTACTTTCTATATTTGGCCATATCTTTTGCCCTCTCAGTTGGAACATATATGGGATATTACCGTATACAGATAAAGAAGAAGTTCAATATAAAA GGTGGTGATACTTCCTTTGATGACTTTGTTTACCATGTTATTTGTCCGAGCTGCATGTTAAGTCAG GAGTCGAGGACATTGGAGATGAACAACGTCCAGGATGGGATCTGGCATGGGAGAGGGGACACCATATGCGTGGGAAGCTTCTCCGAAGACAGTAAAGCATACTTGGAGTTACATCCACCTTTTGTTGTGTCAACCAAGTGTCCACAACTCCTCAGCATGCAACAAACCTCCGACGACACCATTATTTTGCCGACTTCTGTGGTGGGGATTGTGTGA
- the LOC131025471 gene encoding probable disease resistance protein At5g45440, with translation MDDIVEEFLLEKLDKEIDGAREAEKKKPPTCNKLISIHEECQKLRDLIAGKKPATGAAVKETRREKLYYLLNLIEEWHELINNQPRALLSVDQIPSKLKQVRKELEDATDSHSEFKQPSSPEVYRWSCHAMSLAKTRGFEDKLMIMERLLLNKGSKAIGIVGVAGVGKTALSQQAYNYQPVQEHFLLRIWLCLSKQQKELMPAELSFEDRLKMMLSCLGFEDQVIQKVAEKKLLEVAVRRHLSRGRYLIVLDDVWTVKDNGKDVVVEKEIQSLFSFLTDPHLSRYDGAIIVSSRSPELEQMVGAKNMHWLLPLADDESCWDICTDSIKEDGTHPPQNLEKLKGNIVKNCDGLPLMAKMLGKIAHHELKNPS, from the coding sequence ATGGATGACATTGTAGAGGAGTTTCTGCTAGAGAAACTAGATAAGGAGATCGATGGTGCCCGTGAAGCTGAGAAAAAAAAACCACCCACGTGCAACAAGTTGATCTCCATTCACGAAGAGTGTCAAAAGTTGAGGGATTTGATTGCTGGTAAGAAGCCCGCGACTGGCGCTGCAGTGAAGGAGACGAGAAGAGAGAAGCTCTACTATCTCCTCAACCTCATCGAAGAGTGGCACGAGCTGATCAACAATCAGCCGAGGGCACTGCTTTCCGTTGATCAGATTCCTAGCAAGCTGAAGCAGGTCAGAAAAGAACTTGAAGATGCAACCGACAGCCACAGCGAATTCAAACAACCATCATCGCCAGAAGTGTACCGCTGGAGTTGTCACGCAATGAGCCTGGCTAAGACTCGTGGGTTCGAGGACAAGCTCATGATCATGGAGCGCCTGCTGCTCAACAAAGGCTCAAAGGCTATTGGGATTGTCGGGGTGGCAGGCGTTGGCAAAACAGCACTTTCCCAGCAGGCCTACAACTACCAACCGGTGCAGGAGCACTTTCTCCTCAGAATTTGGCTCTGCTTGTCCAAGCAACAAAAAGAATTAATGCCGGCTGAGCTGAGCTTCGAGGATCGGCTGAAGATGATGCTGAGCTGTCTGGGCTTTGAGGATCAGGTCATCCAGAAGGTCGCTGAGAAGAAACTACTCGAGGTGGCGGTGCGGCGCCACCTCAGCCGTGGAAGATACTTAATTGTCCTTGATGATGTCTGGACAGTGAAAGACAACGGCAAGGACGTGGTTGTGGAGAAGGAGATTCAAAGCTTATTCTCTTTCTTAACTGATCCACATTTATCCCGATATGATGGGGCGATCATTGTGAGTAGCAGATCGCCGGAATTGGAGCAAATGGTTGGCGCCAAGAATATGCACTGGCTTTTGCCTCTTGCAGATGATGAGAGCTGCTGGGATATTTGCACTGATTCGATTAAGGAAGATGGAACCCACCCACCTCAAAATTTGGAGAAGCTAAAAGGAAACATTGTGAAAAACTGTGATGGCCTGCCATTAATGGCCAAGATGCTGGGCAAAATCGCCCACCATGAACTCAAAAACCCTAGCTAA
- the LOC130985680 gene encoding putative cyclin-D6-1, whose amino-acid sequence MEQELDLQNPLTVYDDLRYDDVSSLFTNESDHMPRLLSFDPLDLRFSIRRTALSLILQAKFSYGLDPFLVYLSVNYVDRFLSNQEFLDKSPWIPHILFVASLSLAAKMRNSDSSVLLAVLQREGGYEFEAQSVHRMEKIILAALQWRMRSITPFSFLQYFLSLLNTQDSSLTQSLKTRASDIIFNVQHELKLLEHKPSIIAASALLCGIQELNPLTFSSSKITLSSCGYVNKGALLECVGMMSSVVERQRTSEDGFPEKRRRLNGLCDNRTFQITQIQQC is encoded by the exons ATGGAACAGGAATTGGATCTTCAGAATCCGTTGACGGTTTACGACGACCTCCGCTACGACGACGTTTCGTCTCTCTTCACCAACGAGTCCGACCACATGCCGCGTCTTCTCTCCTTTGACCCCTTAGATTTGCGCTTCTCTATTCGCCGGactgctctctctctcattcttcAA GCGAAGTTCTCTTACGGTTTAGATCCGTTTCTAGTCTACCTCTCTGTCAATTACGTCGATCGATTTCTCTCCAACCAGGAATTTCTG GATAAAAGTCCGTGGATTCCACACATTCTGTTTGTTGCAAGTCTTTCACTTGCCGCCAAGATGAGAAATTCTGATTCTTCGGTTCTGCTCGCCGTTTTACAG AGGGAAGGTGGTTATGAGTTTGAGGCACAGTCAGTTCATCGAATGGAGAAGATTATACTAGCGGCCCTGCAATGGCGGATGCGATCCATCACTCCTTTCTCGTTTCTTCAAtatttcctctctcttctcaacACACAAGACTCTTCTCTGACTCAATCTCTCAAGACCCGAGCTTCCGATATTATTTTCAACGTCCAACACG AATTGAAGCTTTTAGAGCATAAACCATCGATAATTGCAGCTTCGGCACTTCTCTGTGGCATTCAGGAATTGAATCCGCTCACATTTTCTTCTTCCAAAATCACTCTCTCTTCCTGTGGATACGTCAACAAA GGCGCGTTGTTGGAATGCGTGGGTATGATGAGTAGTGTCGTGGAGAGGCAACGTACAAGCGAGGACGGTTTTCCGGAAAAGCGGCGCAGGCTAAACGGTTTATGCGACAATAGAACATTCCAGATCACTCAGATACAGCAGTGTTGA